A genomic region of Trichothermofontia sichuanensis B231 contains the following coding sequences:
- the dnaN gene encoding DNA polymerase III subunit beta, producing MKLVCSQSDLSTHLSLVSRAVPTRPTHPVLANVLLAADMATQRVSLTAFDLSLGIQTSFAAQVQAPGEITLPARLLSDIVSRLPGDSEIALAIDPDQPTTARLASRFGHYEVRGLAAADFPELPLMQTAEPVKLAAESLVQGVQGTLFAASSDETKQILTGVHLKVLPDGLEFAATDGHRLAVVETENPPEDAAVSQPPAAGFAVTVPAKALRDLERMIGTSNTGEAIALYFDQGQTVFQWGDQYLTTRTLDGQYPNYCQLIPREFSTQVTVERKLLAGALDRIAVIAEQKNNVVKVTIDSVNQAIALSVEAPDVGSGEEQIPVQVLGEDLEIAFNVKYLQDALKAISSAAIQLQCNQPNMPAIVTPLGAMKMTYLVMPVQIRG from the coding sequence ATGAAACTGGTTTGTTCCCAAAGTGACCTCAGCACCCATCTGTCGCTTGTGAGTCGGGCGGTGCCGACGCGGCCTACCCACCCGGTATTGGCGAATGTGCTGCTGGCGGCGGATATGGCTACCCAGCGGGTGAGTTTGACGGCCTTTGACCTGAGCCTGGGGATCCAGACGAGTTTTGCGGCTCAGGTGCAAGCCCCTGGGGAGATTACGTTACCGGCGCGGTTGTTGAGTGACATTGTGTCGCGGCTGCCTGGGGATAGTGAAATTGCCCTGGCAATTGACCCTGACCAGCCGACGACGGCGCGGCTGGCTTCCCGGTTTGGGCACTATGAGGTGCGAGGGTTGGCGGCGGCGGATTTTCCAGAGTTGCCCTTGATGCAGACAGCGGAGCCAGTGAAGTTGGCGGCGGAGTCGTTGGTGCAGGGGGTACAGGGGACACTGTTTGCGGCGAGTTCGGATGAGACCAAGCAGATTCTGACGGGGGTGCATCTGAAGGTGTTGCCGGATGGGTTGGAATTTGCGGCGACGGATGGGCACCGGTTGGCGGTGGTGGAGACGGAAAATCCCCCGGAAGATGCGGCGGTTTCCCAGCCGCCGGCGGCTGGGTTTGCGGTGACGGTCCCGGCTAAGGCGTTGCGCGATCTGGAGCGGATGATTGGCACCAGTAATACTGGGGAGGCGATCGCACTGTATTTTGATCAGGGCCAGACGGTGTTCCAGTGGGGGGATCAATACCTAACGACACGGACCTTGGATGGGCAATATCCCAACTATTGCCAGTTGATCCCGCGTGAATTTAGCACCCAGGTGACGGTGGAGCGGAAGCTGTTGGCCGGGGCATTGGATCGGATCGCGGTCATTGCCGAGCAGAAGAACAATGTGGTGAAGGTGACGATCGACAGCGTGAACCAGGCGATCGCCCTATCGGTGGAAGCGCCGGATGTGGGCAGTGGGGAAGAGCAGATCCCGGTCCAGGTGTTGGGAGAGGATTTAGAAATTGCTTTCAACGTGAAGTATTTACAGGATGCGCTCAAGGCCATCTCCTCGGCAGCAATCCAACTCCAGTGTAACCAGCCGAATATGCCCGCGATCGTGACGCCCTTGGGGGCGATGAAGATGACCTATTTGGTGATGCCGGTGCAGATTCGGGGGTGA
- a CDS encoding ankyrin repeat domain-containing protein encodes MRDRDPDGVDTAALFEAVKQEDLHRVRACVAAGVPVNATDSKGTTPLLLAAQQGNLAIAQVLIAAGAEVNQVRSTFGLTALMLAAANYQPQMVRLLLDKGAEVNAQSQDGSTAVMIAALRGDAASVRLLVAAGAKVNSWDHQGNTALNLAIAKGHTAVVSLLLAAGADPHQLSAQGLPLNLAVEMGHLDCVRLLLDAGADPNATDEEGETALHVAALEGQTASVELLLNRGAHLHCRSYLGDTPLLLAALQAHRGVMTLLLSRGANANDHNLGESVLAIVAMQGHLDLVQLLLEHGADPNLRLKQGKTVLMQVADLGDEEMAALLLAHGADPNLQDEAGATALMWGAHRGHVAVVKKLLAAKANVALRNRVGYTALKLAEFNGYEEVVQVLKAFGATG; translated from the coding sequence ATGCGCGATCGTGATCCAGACGGCGTGGATACAGCAGCCTTATTTGAGGCGGTGAAGCAGGAAGATTTGCACCGGGTGCGGGCCTGTGTGGCGGCAGGAGTGCCGGTCAATGCCACCGACTCGAAGGGCACTACCCCTCTCCTGTTGGCAGCGCAGCAGGGGAATTTAGCCATCGCGCAGGTCTTGATTGCGGCTGGTGCGGAGGTGAACCAGGTGCGATCGACCTTTGGCCTGACGGCCTTGATGTTGGCTGCTGCGAATTATCAGCCCCAGATGGTACGGTTGCTGCTGGATAAGGGGGCTGAGGTAAATGCCCAAAGTCAGGATGGCAGTACGGCGGTGATGATAGCGGCGTTGCGGGGGGATGCGGCGTCGGTGCGGTTGCTCGTGGCGGCGGGGGCCAAGGTCAATAGCTGGGATCATCAGGGGAATACGGCTCTGAATCTGGCGATCGCCAAAGGCCATACTGCTGTGGTTTCCCTGCTCCTAGCGGCGGGGGCGGACCCGCATCAATTGAGTGCCCAGGGGTTACCGTTGAATTTGGCAGTGGAGATGGGGCATTTGGACTGTGTACGCCTTTTGTTAGATGCGGGGGCGGATCCCAATGCGACCGATGAAGAGGGGGAAACAGCGCTCCATGTGGCGGCGCTGGAGGGACAAACGGCGAGTGTGGAATTACTCTTGAATCGCGGTGCGCATCTCCATTGCCGCAGCTATTTGGGGGATACCCCCCTGCTGTTGGCGGCACTTCAGGCGCATCGGGGGGTGATGACGTTGTTATTGAGCCGGGGAGCCAATGCCAATGACCACAATTTGGGTGAGTCGGTGCTGGCGATCGTGGCGATGCAGGGCCACTTGGATTTAGTCCAACTGCTGCTGGAGCATGGGGCTGATCCCAATTTGCGTCTCAAGCAGGGAAAGACCGTGTTGATGCAGGTGGCGGATTTGGGGGATGAGGAGATGGCGGCCTTGCTCCTGGCCCACGGGGCTGATCCCAATCTTCAGGATGAGGCGGGGGCAACGGCGTTGATGTGGGGAGCGCATCGAGGGCACGTGGCGGTGGTCAAAAAACTGTTGGCGGCCAAGGCCAATGTGGCGCTGCGCAATCGAGTTGGCTATACGGCGTTGAAGTTGGCGGAGTTTAATGGTTATGAGGAAGTTGTGCAGGTATTAAAAGCCTTTGGGGCTACTGGGTGA
- a CDS encoding Uma2 family endonuclease — protein MMSVYTINMSPIVHLDDAQFETLCAANPEIKLERTPTGELVIMSPTGGETGRNNAELVADFVIWNRQTKLGFVFDSSTCFKLPGGGDRSPDVAWVEKSRWEALSAEQQRQFPPLCPDFVLELVSPSDSLPMVRAKMQEYLNSGLRLGWLLNPHDRQAEVYRPQQPPEVLLAPDVLSGAPVLPGFTLNLAWLWG, from the coding sequence ATGATGAGTGTCTATACGATTAACATGAGTCCGATCGTGCATCTTGATGATGCCCAATTTGAGACACTATGCGCAGCGAATCCTGAGATTAAACTTGAACGAACGCCAACTGGTGAACTGGTGATTATGTCCCCCACTGGTGGCGAAACGGGTCGAAATAATGCGGAACTGGTGGCTGACTTTGTGATCTGGAACCGGCAAACAAAATTGGGATTTGTCTTTGACTCCTCCACCTGCTTTAAATTACCAGGCGGGGGCGATCGTTCTCCCGATGTGGCCTGGGTGGAAAAGTCCCGTTGGGAAGCGCTGTCCGCTGAACAGCAACGCCAATTTCCACCGCTGTGTCCAGACTTTGTTTTAGAGTTGGTTTCTCCAAGTGATAGTCTGCCGATGGTTCGCGCCAAGATGCAGGAATATCTCAACAGCGGTCTGCGATTAGGATGGTTGCTCAATCCCCACGATCGTCAAGCCGAAGTCTACCGTCCCCAACAGCCGCCAGAAGTGCTATTAGCGCCTGATGTGCTAAGCGGCGCGCCGGTTCTCCCTGGCTTTACCCTGAATCTGGCTTGGCTCTGGGGTTAA
- a CDS encoding ABC1 kinase family protein gives MTTRSTPQNPGASVPGAMSPAANGRGLPAVFSFPGAREREIIQILARNGWLYMQQLLTVGKADQETIPPPALLCQILVELGPVYVKLGQLLSTRPDLLSPAYVTALSRLQSEVPPVNWAQMERQICQYLPQAPSEIFTEIDPQPLAAGSIAQTHKAVLKNGQRVVLKVQRPGIEQVVASDMAVLQQLADRLSGTDFGRRYGVASLVEEFNLALTNELDFTQEAMYTDQLRHNLAKSSWFDPQKICIPIIFSEYSSSQVLVMEYLDGVPILQAELTGQGYGGNVKAERDAITSLVFRAFIQQYLVDGFFHADPHPGNLFYLKDGRVAVLDCGMMGSMDPRLKSLLVELMLAIVEVDSERCTQLTTQITSPLDPSVPINLKQLQEDYDRLLRRYYNLRLENVDMGEALNAVLQAARRNNLAFPSNIGLLSKSVTNLEGTGLLFNPDLNLLAEMKPLLPDMIWQQLRGSNMALLRSALELKGLSLESPRQFSFLLSRLSSQTLQVNLMIQGLDGLRRTIDDAASRLSFSVILGSLIMGAAFISSGQQTPQLQLITNIFFAVASILGLWVVISTLRSGGMH, from the coding sequence ATGACAACGCGATCGACCCCCCAGAATCCTGGTGCCTCAGTGCCAGGAGCGATGTCTCCTGCGGCCAATGGTCGGGGGCTACCTGCGGTCTTTAGCTTTCCCGGTGCCCGCGAACGGGAAATTATTCAGATATTAGCCCGTAATGGCTGGCTGTATATGCAGCAGTTGCTCACGGTGGGCAAGGCGGATCAGGAAACTATCCCACCACCAGCGTTACTGTGTCAAATCCTGGTGGAGTTAGGGCCTGTCTACGTCAAACTAGGGCAACTGTTGAGTACCCGACCCGATTTATTAAGTCCGGCCTATGTAACCGCCTTAAGTCGCTTACAATCGGAAGTTCCACCGGTCAATTGGGCACAGATGGAGCGTCAGATTTGCCAGTATTTACCCCAAGCACCGTCAGAAATTTTTACCGAAATTGATCCCCAACCTCTCGCAGCGGGGTCGATCGCCCAAACCCATAAAGCAGTCCTTAAAAATGGACAACGGGTCGTACTCAAGGTACAGCGACCAGGTATTGAGCAGGTGGTAGCCAGTGATATGGCGGTGTTACAGCAGTTGGCTGATCGCTTGAGTGGAACGGATTTTGGGCGGCGTTATGGGGTGGCCAGTTTAGTCGAAGAATTTAACCTGGCGTTGACGAATGAACTGGATTTTACCCAGGAGGCAATGTATACCGATCAACTACGCCATAATCTAGCCAAATCCAGTTGGTTTGATCCTCAGAAAATTTGTATTCCAATCATTTTCTCAGAATATTCCAGTAGCCAAGTTCTGGTGATGGAATACTTAGATGGGGTGCCAATTCTGCAAGCGGAATTGACGGGACAGGGCTATGGCGGCAATGTTAAGGCAGAGCGGGATGCGATTACCAGTTTAGTGTTTCGGGCTTTTATTCAACAGTATTTAGTCGATGGGTTTTTCCACGCTGATCCCCACCCTGGCAATTTGTTTTATCTCAAAGATGGTCGAGTAGCGGTGCTCGACTGCGGCATGATGGGCAGTATGGACCCACGTTTGAAGTCGCTGTTGGTGGAATTGATGCTGGCGATCGTGGAGGTGGATTCGGAGCGGTGTACGCAACTAACGACCCAGATTACCTCACCCCTTGATCCGTCGGTGCCCATCAACCTCAAGCAATTACAGGAAGACTACGATCGCTTGCTGCGGCGCTATTACAACCTGCGCTTAGAAAATGTGGATATGGGGGAAGCCCTAAATGCCGTCCTCCAGGCCGCACGACGGAATAATTTAGCGTTTCCAAGTAATATTGGTCTCTTGTCAAAATCGGTGACCAATTTGGAAGGAACGGGTTTATTATTCAATCCCGATCTCAACCTCTTAGCAGAAATGAAACCCCTCTTGCCGGATATGATCTGGCAGCAGTTACGGGGATCGAATATGGCCTTACTACGCAGTGCCCTGGAGTTGAAAGGGTTATCCCTGGAGTCACCGCGTCAGTTTAGCTTTTTGCTCAGTCGCCTCAGTTCCCAAACGTTGCAAGTTAATCTAATGATCCAGGGCTTAGATGGGTTGCGACGCACGATCGATGATGCCGCCAGTCGTCTTTCCTTTAGCGTGATTCTGGGATCATTGATTATGGGGGCGGCCTTTATTTCCAGCGGCCAGCAAACACCCCAGTTGCAATTGATTACCAATATTTTCTTTGCTGTAGCCAGTATTTTGGGCCTGTGGGTGGTGATTAGCACCCTGCGATCGGGGGGAATGCATTAA